Below is a window of Paramagnetospirillum magneticum AMB-1 DNA.
GGCCCTGCCCGGCTCCACCTACAAGGTGCGCTGGCCCGATTCCGACCACGCCATGTACATCACGCTGAACGACATCATCCAGGACGGTCGCCGCCGGCCGTTCGAGGTGTTCATCAACTCGAAGAACATGGAGCACTTCGCCTGGACCGTGGCGCTGACCCGCATGATCTCTGCGGTGTTCCGCCGCGGCGGCGACGTGGCCTTCGTGGTCGAGGAGCTGAAGGCGGTGTTCGACCCCCGGGGCGGGCAATGGGTGGGTGGGCGCTATGTCCCCTCGCTGCTGGCCGCCATCGGCGAGGTCATCGAGCGCCACATGATCGCCATCGGCTTCCTGCCCGATCCCAAGGCGGCGCGCGAGCCCATCGAAGCCCGTGATCAACGCTATGGGGACGACCGCTATGGCGAGGAGCGCAAGGTGGTCAACGGCGAGACCCGCCTGCGCCACTGCCCCAAATGCAACCAGCCCGCCCTGCTGCGCTCGGAGGGCTGCGATACCTGCACCTCGTGCGGCTATTCCAAGTGCGGGTGAGGAAGGGTACCCGTGCGGGGCTCCCGCCCCGGTCCCCGGTTGGAGGCTATGCCTCCAAACCTCCCTTTTGATTAAGCGGGAGAGTCTGGATGGAAACCTCCATCCGTCTCGACAAGTGGCTGTTCTTCTGCCGTTTTTTCAAGTCGCGCTCGCTGGCTGCAAATGTGGTTGAGAGCGGCGGCGTCCGCCTGAATGGCCTTCCCGTCGCCAAGCCCGCCCATGCGGTCAAACCCGGCGACCGGGTGAGCTTTCCCGCCGGTCCCTATCTCCGCACGGTCGAGGTTGTCGCCCTGGGCACAAGGCGCGGCCCCGCCCTCGAGGCCCAGGGGCTTTACCGCGATCTGGGCAAGGAGCGGGCGCCCGAGGAATAGCGCGCTCGGAGGAACCCTCCGAACCTCCCTTCTTTTGAAAATCAAAGGGTGGGACCGGGAGGCATGCCTCCCGGCGGGGCGCGGGGCGGAGCCCCGGTCTCTCCCTACCCGAACAGCGCCCTGGACGCCGCCGCCGGGCCGGCACCCGGCTTGACCTTTTCGCCCAGCACGCTTTCCAGCGCCGTCAGACAGGCCATGACGTGCCGGGGCGTGGCGCTTTGGCCCATCAGGCCGATGCGCCAGACCTTGCCGGCCAGGGCGCCGAGGCCGGCGCCGATTTCCAGGCCGAAGCGGGCCAGCAATTGGGCGCGCACGGCCGCCTCGTCGACGCCCTCGGGCACGGTGACGGCGTTGAGCTGGGGCAGACGGGACTGTTCCGCCACCAGCAGGCCGAGGCCCATGGCCTCCAGCCCGGCCTTCAAGGCCTCGTGCATGGCGCGGTGCCGGGACCAGGCGGCGTCCAGGCCTTCCTCGTGCAGCATGACCAGGGATTCATGCAGGCCGTAGAGGGCGTTAACCGGAGCGGTGTGGTGATAGGTGCGCTTGGCGCCGCCACCCCAATAGGCGGTCAGCAGGGTCAGGTCGAGAAACCAGCTCTGCACCTTGGTCTTGCGGGATTTCAGCGCCTGGACGGCGCGGGACGAGAAGGTGACCGGCGACAGGCCGGGCGGGGCCGACAGGCATTTCTGGCTGCCGGAATAGACCGCATCGGCGCCCCACTGGTCCACCAGCACCGGAATACCGCCTAGCGAAGTGACGGTGTCGACGATGGCCAGCGCCCCATGGGCATGGGCCAGGGCACAGAGCGCGCCCGCGTCGGATTCGACGCCGGTGGAAGTCTCGGCATGGACGAAGGCCAGGGCCTTGACGTTCGCGTTGGCTTTCAGCGCCGCCTCCACCTTGGCGGGGTCGACGGGCGTGCCCCAGGCATCCTCGACCACCACGGCGCGGGCGCCGCAACGCTCGACGTTCTCCTTCATGCGGCCGCCGAACACTCCGTTGACACAGACCACCACGGTGTCGCCGGGCTCGATCAGGTTGACGAAGCAGGCTTCCATGCCGGCCGAGCCGGGGCCGGACACGGCGAAGGTCATCTCGTTATCGCTGCGAAAGGCCGCCTGCAACAGGCCCTTCAGCTCGTCCATCATGCCGACGAAGGCCGGATCCAGGTGCCCGATGGTGGGGCGCGCCTGGGCGGCCAGCACCCGGGGATGGACGTCCGAGGGACCGGGTCCCATCAGGATGCGCAGCGGCGGCTGGAACGACGTGGCGGGCAGGTTGCTCATGATGGCGGGGCTCCGGAACCGGGGGGAGTGATGGGCAGGGGCGGCAGCTTCATCAGCTTGACCTGCCCGGCATAAAGATTGCCGTCCTGCAGGGTGACGGCCAGGGTCAGGGTGGGGCGGCCCTGGGGGTCGGGACGCGCCAGGATGGCCAGCAGCATCTCGGCGGCCGAGGCCATGCCCGGCTCCACCATCTTGGCCTCGACCAGGCGGGCCAGCATCTCTTTCCAGCCCCGCACGCGGGCCGTGGTGGCGATGAGGGGCTGGAGCGCGGGGTCGAAGGCGAAGGTGCCGTCGGCCTCCAGGGTCAGGGGCGGCCATTCCACCACCAGCCGGTCCAGCTCCATGTTACCGCCGGCATTGCTCCAGGCGGCCAGGGCGGACAGCGGCGGCTCGTCCGGAATGGTGCCCATGATGCGGCCGTCCACCTGCACCAGATCCAGGCGGCGGCTGAAGGGCAGGTGGGGGGGCAGGCTCATCTCGACGCCGCGCGCCTCCAGGCCGAAATGGGCCGAGGGCTTTTCGTGGCCGGGATCGGGGGGATTGAGCCATTCATAGGTGATGGCCAGACGCTCGGCCGACAGCGGCCCGGCCCCCGGCTGTTCCAGAATGGCGCGGCCCGCCTCGAACGCGAAGGCATGCAGGTCGCCGTCGCCATCCACCCGCAGCCGAAGGGTGGTGCCCGCGCTGGTGACGATCCCGCGCCAGCCGTCGCCCAGGGCCAGTTGGTGGCTGGTGCCCAGTTCGAGAAGCGGCCCCATGGGGTCGAGGCCGGGAACACGCAACCGCACGCCATCGCTGGCCCAGGAAATCCCCGCCGGCGTGGCAAGGCTGAGCGCCCCCAGATCCAGCCCGATCTCGGCGGGAAAGCCGAACAGGGCGATGTCCCGGTGCTCCAGACGCCAGCCCTCGGCACGGCGCGAGGCGACGAAGTCCTCGACCCCCTTGCGCAATTGCCCCGCCACGTGGAACCAATAGGCGGTGTAGGCGCCGCACCCGGCCAAAACCAGGACGGCCAGACTGAGACCAGCGAGACGGAAACGAACGGGCATGGGTATCGCCACTCCTGAACCGGATACCACCTCTAACCCGACGACGGGCTGGAGGCAAGGCACCGACCTCTGGGTCTTCGCCTACGGCTCACTGATGTGGAACCCGGAGTTCCGGCACGAAGAAGCGCGAACCGCCCGCCTGAGCGGCTACCATCGCGCCCTGTGCATCCTGTCCCACCAATGGCGCGGCACGCCCGAACGGCCGGGTCTGGTCATGGGCCTGGACCGGGGCGGATCGTGCCGGGGCCGCGCCTTTCGGGTGGCGGCACCCGAGGTGCCCGAGGTGATGGCCCAGATCTACCGCCGGGAGATGCCCACCGGGGTCTATGCCCCCCGCTTCGTCCCGGTCACCCTGGACGATGGACGCCGGGTCGAGGCCTGGGCCTTCATCGCCCGGCGGGACCACCCGCAATACCTGGCCCACGCCACCCCGGAGCAACGGGCCGCCCTGGTACGCCAGGGCCACGGCCATGCCGGACCCTGCCGCGACTATCTGGCCAACACCATCGCCCAGCTGGAAATGCTGGGCCTGGGCGGCAAGGCGCTGCGGCAGTTGCTGGCGCTGGTGGATAAGCCATAAGCGCCCCGATTCCGCCGCAATCGGAACAAAACTCCGCCGCTTTGGGACGCGATGATCCCCGTCATCGCAACCTCTTCCCGAAGAGATTTCCAAATGATCCGCAAAGCCGTTCTTCCCGTCGCCGGCATGGGCACCCGCGTTCTGCCCGCCACCAAGGTGCTGCCCAAGGAATTGCTGCCGGTGGTGGACAAGCCGCTGATCCAGTACGCGGTGGAGGAAGCCGCCGAGGCGGGCATCACCGAGATCGTCCTGGTCACCGCCCGGGGCAAGGAGATGCTGGCCGACCATTTCGACCGCAACGCCGAGCTGGAGCGTTCGCTGGAGACGCGCGGCAAGACCGAGCTGCTGGACATCGCCCGCAGCACCTGCCCCAAGGGGGTGAGCATCACCACCGTGCGCCAGCCGGCGCCGCTGGGTCTGGGCCATGCCGTGCTGTGCGCCCGCCCGGTGATCGGTGACGAGCCCTTCGCCGTGCTGTTGCCCGACGACCTGATCCTGGGGGCGCCCGGCTGCCTGAAACAGCTGGTCGACGTGTGGAACGAGACCCGCGGCCATGTGATCGCCGTGGAGAACGTGCCCGCCGACCAGGTGGACCGCTACGGCATCCTGGACGTGATCGAGGAGAAGGGCCGTCTGGCCCGCGCCCGTGGCCTGGTGGAAAAGCCCAAGCCGTCCGAGGCGCCCTCGACCCTGTCAGTGATCGGCCGCTATGTGCTGGACGCCAGCGTGTTCGACGCCCTGGAGCGGCGTGAGAGGGGTGCCGGCGGCGAGATCCAGCTGACCGACGCCATCGCCCGCACCCTGGGCAGCGTGCCGCTGCACGGCGCCCGCTTCCACGGCACCCGCTACGACTGCGGCAATAAGGCGGGCTATGTGGCGGCGATCATCGACGCCGCCCTGGCCCATCCGGAAACTGCCGCCGCCGTGCTCGCCCATCTCGAGGCGCTGTCCGGACGCCGTGCCGCCTAATTCCTAAAACGTGTAATGCAGCGGATCGTATCGGCCAAATTGGCGATATAATCCGCTGCATACAACTTGTTTGAATTGAAAATCATCTGGCGACTCGGCAACCTTGGTACATGTCCACTGCCGCATGAGGTTCGCCTATGCTTCGCCACAATATCGTTATTCCCGTTTTCGCTGCATTCGCTCTGCTCGCGGCCGGCTTTTCGGCCCGGGCCGAGCCCTTGGCCTGCAAGGGCCAGGGCGGCGTCAAGGAGCTGCCCTACGAATCGGTGGTTCCCAGCGGCTACAATCATGACCGCTTCGCCACCCAGCCCCGCAGCCTGATGTTCTCGTACGGCGCCTTCACCTCGTCCTTCGAGACGGCGGAGGATCAGGCCAAGCCCGACTCCCCCTTCAAGGGCATTCCCAAATGGGTGTCCTACGAGATGCACGCCATGATGGGCACCGACGGCAAGCCCATCCATCCCCAGGGCGCCAAGCGCCCGGTCAAGTGGTACGAGCTGGAGGCCACCGACTTCCTGTGGACCGAGCCCAAGCTGAAGCCCGGCATCGACGCCTCGTACCGGGGCTTCGCCGCCCTGTGGAACCGGGGCCACATGGCGGCGCGCAACCATGCCAACCGCATTTCGTGGCAGGAGGGCTGCAACACCCACACCTTCATCAACGCCCTGCCGCAATTCGCCGACATGAACCAGGGCGACTGGCTGGCGCTGGAGAACTATGCCATCGCCGCCGCCAACAAGTTCGGCAAGGTCTGGACCATCGCCGGGCCGGTGTTCGAGCCCGAACGCGACGTCGACACCATCGGCAAGGACGGCATCACCGTGCCGGTGGCCATTCCCCATGCCCTGTACAAGATTCTGGTGATCGAGACCAAGGGCAAGGTGGAGGCCCGCGCCTTCCTGTTCCATCAGGCCGACGAGGACCAGCGGGGCGGCTATCGCAAATGCGCCGGCACGCCCCAGTCCAAATACGACCTGACCACCTATTCCACCTCGCTCTCGGCGCTGGAAAAGGCCACGGGGCTGAAATTCCTGACCACCTTGTCCGACGCCGACCGCAGGGCCGTCGATGCGGCCTCGGCCAAGGCCCCCTGGCCCATCGAGGCCAAGTATTGGGACGACAAATGCGGCGGAAAGGACGATGACGATGATGTCTAGTCCCTGATCCCTACTTTACGCCGCCGCCAAAGACGGCTTGGATAGGGGCATGGAATCGGGCGGCACGGACATCATCTGGACTCAGTTCATCCTGGCGGCGGCGCTGACCCGCGTCGCCCGTCAGGCGGCCGGGCAGGACGGCGAGGACGAGGAGGCGATTCGTTTCTCCTATGCCGACACCCATGCCGGCGGCGGACGATTGCCCACTCCCGCCGCCTTGCCCGCCGTGCTGGCCCGGCGCGGCGAGTTCATCTCCCGCGCCTGGCTGGATGCCGTCGCCGCCGGCGGCCACCATCCCGGCTCGTGGGTTCTGGCCGGGCGGGTGATCGGCGCCCTGGGCGGCCTGGACTTCGAGGCCGACGTCAACGACATCGATCCCGCCGTCATGGAAGGGGCCAAGGGCCGGCGCGAAGGCGGCTGGGTGCGGTTCTGGAGCCACGACTGGTTCTCGTTCCTGCGCCACCGCTTCGTGCTGGAGCCCCGGCCCCATTTCGTGTTCATCGACCCGCCGCCCGACGATCCCCGCGGTCCCGGCTACGCCATCGACGCCGCCATCCTGCTCGACACCCTGGACACGCCCTACATGGTCGCCTATCCCGTGGACGCCTCGTCCCAGGATGCCATCGACCAGATCGGCCGGTCGGGGCTGGAATTGCGGGGACCAGGTCTGGAGCGCGGCGTGCTGCTGGGCGGCGGAGCCGAGACGGTGGTGCTCGACATCCTGTCCGATCTTCGCCTGCTGGCCTGGCTGTTGGGGGGCGAGCTTTCGGTCAGGCTGCCCCGGGCGCCGGCCGACGATTATTGCATCTGAGGGCATCATGACCATCAACCACGCGGCAAGTATCGGCGATCTGGCGAAGCTGGCGCGGTGGCGCATTCCGGGCTTCGCCTTCGGTTTTCTCGATGGCGGCTCGGGCGAGGAGGGCGGACTGCGCCGCAACCGCGAGCGCCTGGAGGCCGCCGTGCTGGCGCCCAAGGCCTGCACCGGCGCCAAGCCCGATACCACGGCCAGCCTGTTCGGCCGGGACTATGCCCTGCCCTTCGGCGCCGCTCCGGTGGGCATGGGCAACCTGCTATGGCCGGGAGCCGATCTGATGGTGGCGCGTCAGGCGGCGCGGCTGGGCTTTCCCGTGGTGGCCTCCACCGTCGCCACCACCGCCCTGGAAGACATTGCCGCCGCCGCCGAGGGCCATGCCTGGTTCCAGCTTTACGTTTCCCGCGAGGAGCGCATCAATCGCGACCTCCTCGCCCGGGCCTGGGCGGCGGGCATCCGCGAGCTGGTGATCACCGTCGATGTGCCGGTGGCCGGCGACCGCCGCCGCGACGTGCGCAACCGCTTCATCCTCCCGTTCAAGCCGGGGCCGCGCTTCGTCGCCCAGGTGGCCATGGCGCCGCTCTGGGCCTTGTCCACCCTACGGGCCGGCTCGCCGGGCTTTCCCAATCTGACCCGCTATGTGGGCGAGGTGGACGGCAAGACCCTGGCCGGCTTCATCTCGTCGCAGATCAAGGACGACCTCGCCTGGGACGACGTCCGCGCCTTGCGCGACCTGTGGCAGGGCCGCCTGCTGATCAAGGGAATCATGACCGCCGCCGACGCCAGGACCGCCCTGGACCTCGGCGCCGACGGCATCTGGGTGTCCAATCACGGCGGCCGCCAGCTGGATGCCGCCCCCGCCGCCATCGATTCCCTGGCGGCCATCCGCGCCGCCCTGGGCAAGGAGGCGGTGATCCTCATGGACGGCAGCATCCGCTCGGGCGAGGACGTGGTTCGCGCCGGAGCCACGGGGGCCGATTTCGTCTTCTGCGGCCGAGCCTTCTATTACGGCG
It encodes the following:
- a CDS encoding RNA-binding S4 domain-containing protein, with the translated sequence METSIRLDKWLFFCRFFKSRSLAANVVESGGVRLNGLPVAKPAHAVKPGDRVSFPAGPYLRTVEVVALGTRRGPALEAQGLYRDLGKERAPEE
- a CDS encoding pyridoxal-phosphate-dependent aminotransferase family protein, yielding MSNLPATSFQPPLRILMGPGPSDVHPRVLAAQARPTIGHLDPAFVGMMDELKGLLQAAFRSDNEMTFAVSGPGSAGMEACFVNLIEPGDTVVVCVNGVFGGRMKENVERCGARAVVVEDAWGTPVDPAKVEAALKANANVKALAFVHAETSTGVESDAGALCALAHAHGALAIVDTVTSLGGIPVLVDQWGADAVYSGSQKCLSAPPGLSPVTFSSRAVQALKSRKTKVQSWFLDLTLLTAYWGGGAKRTYHHTAPVNALYGLHESLVMLHEEGLDAAWSRHRAMHEALKAGLEAMGLGLLVAEQSRLPQLNAVTVPEGVDEAAVRAQLLARFGLEIGAGLGALAGKVWRIGLMGQSATPRHVMACLTALESVLGEKVKPGAGPAAASRALFG
- a CDS encoding DUF2125 domain-containing protein; translation: MPVRFRLAGLSLAVLVLAGCGAYTAYWFHVAGQLRKGVEDFVASRRAEGWRLEHRDIALFGFPAEIGLDLGALSLATPAGISWASDGVRLRVPGLDPMGPLLELGTSHQLALGDGWRGIVTSAGTTLRLRVDGDGDLHAFAFEAGRAILEQPGAGPLSAERLAITYEWLNPPDPGHEKPSAHFGLEARGVEMSLPPHLPFSRRLDLVQVDGRIMGTIPDEPPLSALAAWSNAGGNMELDRLVVEWPPLTLEADGTFAFDPALQPLIATTARVRGWKEMLARLVEAKMVEPGMASAAEMLLAILARPDPQGRPTLTLAVTLQDGNLYAGQVKLMKLPPLPITPPGSGAPPS
- a CDS encoding gamma-glutamylcyclotransferase, whose product is MGIATPEPDTTSNPTTGWRQGTDLWVFAYGSLMWNPEFRHEEARTARLSGYHRALCILSHQWRGTPERPGLVMGLDRGGSCRGRAFRVAAPEVPEVMAQIYRREMPTGVYAPRFVPVTLDDGRRVEAWAFIARRDHPQYLAHATPEQRAALVRQGHGHAGPCRDYLANTIAQLEMLGLGGKALRQLLALVDKP
- the galU gene encoding UTP--glucose-1-phosphate uridylyltransferase GalU, whose amino-acid sequence is MIRKAVLPVAGMGTRVLPATKVLPKELLPVVDKPLIQYAVEEAAEAGITEIVLVTARGKEMLADHFDRNAELERSLETRGKTELLDIARSTCPKGVSITTVRQPAPLGLGHAVLCARPVIGDEPFAVLLPDDLILGAPGCLKQLVDVWNETRGHVIAVENVPADQVDRYGILDVIEEKGRLARARGLVEKPKPSEAPSTLSVIGRYVLDASVFDALERRERGAGGEIQLTDAIARTLGSVPLHGARFHGTRYDCGNKAGYVAAIIDAALAHPETAAAVLAHLEALSGRRAA
- a CDS encoding DNA/RNA non-specific endonuclease, translating into MLRHNIVIPVFAAFALLAAGFSARAEPLACKGQGGVKELPYESVVPSGYNHDRFATQPRSLMFSYGAFTSSFETAEDQAKPDSPFKGIPKWVSYEMHAMMGTDGKPIHPQGAKRPVKWYELEATDFLWTEPKLKPGIDASYRGFAALWNRGHMAARNHANRISWQEGCNTHTFINALPQFADMNQGDWLALENYAIAAANKFGKVWTIAGPVFEPERDVDTIGKDGITVPVAIPHALYKILVIETKGKVEARAFLFHQADEDQRGGYRKCAGTPQSKYDLTTYSTSLSALEKATGLKFLTTLSDADRRAVDAASAKAPWPIEAKYWDDKCGGKDDDDDV
- a CDS encoding alpha-hydroxy acid oxidase, with amino-acid sequence MTINHAASIGDLAKLARWRIPGFAFGFLDGGSGEEGGLRRNRERLEAAVLAPKACTGAKPDTTASLFGRDYALPFGAAPVGMGNLLWPGADLMVARQAARLGFPVVASTVATTALEDIAAAAEGHAWFQLYVSREERINRDLLARAWAAGIRELVITVDVPVAGDRRRDVRNRFILPFKPGPRFVAQVAMAPLWALSTLRAGSPGFPNLTRYVGEVDGKTLAGFISSQIKDDLAWDDVRALRDLWQGRLLIKGIMTAADARTALDLGADGIWVSNHGGRQLDAAPAAIDSLAAIRAALGKEAVILMDGSIRSGEDVVRAGATGADFVFCGRAFYYGAAAAGEGGAARAADLLAADVRRTLTQIGCPSWMGLDEGWLWKESGCRP